One part of the Malus sylvestris chromosome 2, drMalSylv7.2, whole genome shotgun sequence genome encodes these proteins:
- the LOC126613845 gene encoding glutathione S-transferase zeta class-like isoform X2: MESSSSSSSSSNQLPAASKLLLYSYWQSSCSWRVRFALNLKGLPYEYKPVNLPAGEQFIAAFNRLNPLHFVPVLVDGDTVVSDSFAILLYLEDKYPQRPLLPADPRLRALNLQAASIISSSIQPLHMLSVLKYLMEKSGPEESLSWAQSNIDKGFFALETLLKDFDSRYATGDDVYMADVFLAPQIAVVTTRFNINMSKFPTLSRLYESYKILPEFEASLPERQPDAVH; the protein is encoded by the exons ATGGAatccagcagcagcagcagcagcagcagcaatcaGCTACCTGCTGCTTCAAAGCTCCTCCTCTATTCCTACTGGCAAAGCTCCTGCTCTTGGCGCGTCCGCTTCGCTCTCAATCTTAAAG GACTTCCGTACGAGTACAAACCGGTGAACCTACCAGCTGGTGAGCAGTTCA TTGCAGCGTTTAACCGGTTGAATCCTCTTCATTTTGTTCCGGTGTTGGTCGATGGGGATACGGTGGTTTCAGACTCCTTTGCGATATTGCTG TATTTAGAGGACAAGTATCCTCAGAGACCGTTATTGCCAGCTGATCCTCGGCTAAGAGCTCTTAATCTCCAG GCTGCAAGCATTATTAGCTCAAGTATTCAGCCACTTCACATGCTATCAGTGCTG AAGTATCTTATGGAGAAGTCTGGTCCTGAAGAGTCCCTGTCTTGGGCTCAATCGAATATAGATAAAggtttctttg CTCTCGAGACTTTGCTGAAGGATTTTGATAGCAGATACGCCACAGGAGATGATGTGTATATG GCGGACGTGTTCTTAGCCCCACAGATTGCTGTAGTTACCACAAGGTTTAATATTAACATG TCCAAGTTCCCTACTTTAAGTAGGCTGTATGAATCATACAAGATTTTACCAGAATtcgaagcttcattaccagaaAGGCAACCCGATGCTGTGCATTAA
- the LOC126613845 gene encoding glutathione S-transferase zeta class-like isoform X1 — protein MESSSSSSSSSNQLPAASKLLLYSYWQSSCSWRVRFALNLKGLPYEYKPVNLPAGEQFSPAFNRLNPLHFVPVLVDGDTVVSDSFAILLYLEDKYPQRPLLPADPRLRALNLQAASIISSSIQPLHMLSVLKYLMEKSGPEESLSWAQSNIDKGFFALETLLKDFDSRYATGDDVYMADVFLAPQIAVVTTRFNINMSKFPTLSRLYESYKILPEFEASLPERQPDAVH, from the exons ATGGAatccagcagcagcagcagcagcagcagcaatcaGCTACCTGCTGCTTCAAAGCTCCTCCTCTATTCCTACTGGCAAAGCTCCTGCTCTTGGCGCGTCCGCTTCGCTCTCAATCTTAAAG GACTTCCGTACGAGTACAAACCGGTGAACCTACCAGCTGGTGAGCAGTTCAGTCCAG CGTTTAACCGGTTGAATCCTCTTCATTTTGTTCCGGTGTTGGTCGATGGGGATACGGTGGTTTCAGACTCCTTTGCGATATTGCTG TATTTAGAGGACAAGTATCCTCAGAGACCGTTATTGCCAGCTGATCCTCGGCTAAGAGCTCTTAATCTCCAG GCTGCAAGCATTATTAGCTCAAGTATTCAGCCACTTCACATGCTATCAGTGCTG AAGTATCTTATGGAGAAGTCTGGTCCTGAAGAGTCCCTGTCTTGGGCTCAATCGAATATAGATAAAggtttctttg CTCTCGAGACTTTGCTGAAGGATTTTGATAGCAGATACGCCACAGGAGATGATGTGTATATG GCGGACGTGTTCTTAGCCCCACAGATTGCTGTAGTTACCACAAGGTTTAATATTAACATG TCCAAGTTCCCTACTTTAAGTAGGCTGTATGAATCATACAAGATTTTACCAGAATtcgaagcttcattaccagaaAGGCAACCCGATGCTGTGCATTAA
- the LOC126613851 gene encoding zinc finger A20 and AN1 domain-containing stress-associated protein 5-like, with protein sequence MESQKKMTERPCCANGCDFYGSVETKNLCSRCYTDYLKQESRENMRAESAMVALMNNLDRGSVAGRINPLPSLKASNSVSPSVAVAGCSKSSSGSTSVKNRCESCNRKVGVLGFSCRCGGVFCGTHRYPEKHCCHVDFKMAGRDVLAKQNPLCKGDKLECRI encoded by the coding sequence ATGGAGTCGCAAAAGAAGATGACAGAGCGTCCCTGCTGTGCAAACGGTTGCGACTTCTATGGCTCTGTGGAGACCAAGAACCTGTGCTCGCGATGCTACACAGATTACCTGAAACAAGAGTCCCGAGAGAATATGAGGGCAGAGTCCGCCATGGTGGCTTTAATGAATAACCTTGATAGGGGTTCCGTCGCTGGGCGAATAAATCCCTTGCCTTCTTTGAAAGCATCAAACTCGGTTTCTCCCTCTGTCGCTGTTGCTGGTTGCTCCAAGAGTAGTAGTGGATCAACCTCTGTGAAAAATAGGTGCGAAAGCTGCAACAGAAAGGTTGGAGTGCTTGGCTTTAGCTGCCGGTGTGGTGGTGTGTTCTGTGGGACGCATCGCTACCCAGAAAAACACTGTTGCCATGTAGATTTCAAGATGGCTGGACGAGACGTTTTGGCCAAGCAAAACCCACTTTGCAAGGGTGACAAGCTAGAATGCAGGATTTAG